The following are encoded together in the Litorilinea aerophila genome:
- a CDS encoding interleukin-like EMT inducer domain-containing protein, with the protein MDRVPGRPRPRAGRLLGALALYSALSLALTWPLAAHFTTHVPGDGIDDPALAWNLWWIKVRLVDQLQPDIFHVVWMFHPVGINLAFYTLTPLNGLLSVPLQTATSLVVTNNLLLLSSFVLAGLGAFLLSLEVLGPLVLPGQADRHGFSRQAATAGALVAGLLYAFASTKLFYASLGQFNIASSQWVPFCVLYVWRLGRKLGQGAPAREIGRSGAMAGLFLVLQAWAELTYASFLLIFLALHLAWVLGMGWRARRRTEDGGPPVQVTLTRLLAGYAAVAGMFLAGIAPFLAAMVPDLLREGDFFASGGGFADIFSADLMGYLVPTRLHPLFGAWTAQLPFPNDKAQHLYLGYSVLLLAGAGLLWLWRKTSGAGRAAALFWGGSGFVFWLLTLGPHLRWAGQDLPVPGPFALVSRLPFFSGNRYPSRYGVMLLLCAAVLVACGIWWLVQGGLQRPGRANPAAPRRLWAVAAGVGLLILLEHLSLPLPLSDFRTPSIYRQLAAIPGDFAVLELPTGWRNGARVMGYGDDVLLMMQQWYQTTHGKRRLGGNTSRNPPHKFQYFTDAPLLGDLIGLMNAHREHLAPVVESQLEAMIQRNRPRAGQILRDLGIRYVLVHMERATPALLRFVDQALPLTLVDQWQGLDWSGKPAAIRLYEVQMPPTEEWAVDLADPAGSIALAEGWSSFVDPGAQGPARRYATRSQPALLFNLPDEGGELTLELFGPATEATVLLNGQPLGPAVLLDPQASTRVTLPIPAGLAREPMDRLTVAFHGPLTPVTALAAAPPDGSGWSIGGTGVSLAPGATVAVRSAGEEVGNFAHIWVNGRDVAQEGRGYHLAALGVDGQVLGTARFDTSCVAELQPGCPPEQSAAMARWLRSWPAGTVIAGAVQDEASLRLDADAVAALAEVGVATDLRGKLRWSHAFIGVVGATPGTALETSSLLRPAGVYVGAAVDGAAVSGGVGRVWFTPPPR; encoded by the coding sequence ATGGACCGCGTACCCGGCCGCCCTCGCCCCAGGGCCGGACGGCTCCTGGGGGCCCTGGCGCTCTACAGCGCCCTCAGCCTGGCGCTGACCTGGCCCCTGGCAGCCCACTTCACCACCCACGTCCCCGGCGACGGCATCGACGACCCGGCCCTGGCCTGGAATCTGTGGTGGATCAAAGTCCGGCTGGTGGACCAGCTCCAGCCGGACATTTTTCACGTGGTGTGGATGTTTCACCCCGTCGGCATCAACCTGGCCTTCTACACCCTCACCCCCCTCAACGGCCTGCTCAGCGTCCCCCTGCAGACCGCCACCAGCCTGGTGGTGACCAACAACCTGCTCCTGCTGAGCTCCTTCGTCCTGGCCGGCCTGGGCGCCTTCCTGCTGAGCCTGGAAGTACTGGGGCCGCTGGTGCTCCCGGGCCAGGCCGACCGGCACGGCTTCTCCCGCCAGGCAGCCACGGCCGGCGCCCTGGTGGCCGGGCTGCTCTACGCCTTCGCCTCCACCAAGCTCTTCTACGCCAGCCTGGGCCAGTTCAATATCGCCAGCAGCCAGTGGGTACCCTTCTGTGTCCTCTACGTCTGGCGTCTGGGGCGGAAACTGGGACAGGGAGCGCCGGCCCGAGAAATCGGGCGCAGCGGGGCCATGGCTGGCCTCTTCCTGGTTCTACAGGCCTGGGCGGAGCTCACCTACGCCTCCTTCCTGCTGATTTTCCTGGCCCTCCACCTGGCCTGGGTCCTGGGGATGGGCTGGCGCGCCCGGCGGCGAACGGAGGATGGCGGCCCGCCTGTGCAAGTGACGCTGACCCGGCTCCTGGCCGGGTACGCCGCCGTGGCCGGGATGTTCCTGGCTGGCATCGCCCCCTTCCTGGCGGCCATGGTGCCGGACCTGCTGCGGGAAGGGGACTTTTTCGCCTCCGGCGGCGGCTTCGCCGACATCTTCAGCGCCGATCTGATGGGCTACCTGGTGCCCACCCGCCTCCACCCCTTGTTCGGCGCCTGGACGGCCCAGCTGCCCTTTCCCAACGACAAGGCCCAGCACCTCTACCTGGGCTACAGCGTCCTTCTGCTGGCCGGGGCCGGCCTGCTCTGGCTGTGGCGGAAGACGAGCGGGGCGGGACGGGCCGCGGCCCTTTTTTGGGGCGGCAGCGGTTTCGTCTTCTGGCTGCTGACCCTGGGACCCCACCTCCGCTGGGCCGGCCAGGACCTGCCCGTGCCCGGCCCCTTTGCCCTGGTCAGCCGGCTGCCCTTCTTCAGCGGCAACCGCTACCCCAGCCGCTACGGGGTGATGCTGCTCCTCTGCGCGGCCGTTTTGGTGGCCTGCGGCATCTGGTGGCTCGTACAGGGGGGGCTGCAGCGGCCAGGGCGGGCCAACCCGGCCGCCCCAAGGCGGCTGTGGGCGGTGGCCGCAGGCGTGGGCCTGCTCATCCTCCTGGAGCACCTCTCCCTGCCCCTGCCCCTGAGCGACTTCCGCACGCCGTCCATCTACCGGCAGCTGGCCGCCATCCCCGGCGATTTCGCCGTGCTGGAGCTGCCCACCGGCTGGCGCAACGGCGCACGGGTCATGGGCTATGGCGACGACGTGCTCCTGATGATGCAGCAGTGGTATCAGACCACCCACGGCAAGCGCAGGCTGGGCGGCAACACCAGCCGCAACCCACCCCACAAGTTCCAATATTTCACCGACGCCCCGCTGCTGGGCGACCTCATCGGGCTGATGAATGCCCACCGGGAACACCTGGCCCCGGTGGTGGAGTCGCAACTGGAGGCAATGATCCAGCGGAATCGCCCCCGGGCCGGCCAGATCCTGCGGGACCTGGGCATCCGCTACGTCCTGGTGCACATGGAACGGGCCACGCCCGCGCTGCTCCGCTTCGTGGATCAGGCCCTGCCCCTCACCCTGGTGGACCAGTGGCAGGGGCTGGACTGGTCCGGGAAGCCGGCCGCCATTCGTCTATACGAAGTCCAAATGCCTCCGACCGAAGAGTGGGCCGTCGACCTGGCGGACCCGGCCGGCTCCATCGCCCTGGCCGAGGGCTGGTCCAGCTTCGTGGACCCGGGCGCCCAGGGCCCGGCCCGGCGCTATGCCACCCGCAGCCAGCCGGCGCTGCTCTTCAACCTGCCGGACGAGGGCGGCGAGTTGACCCTGGAGCTCTTCGGCCCGGCCACGGAAGCCACCGTTCTCCTCAACGGCCAGCCGCTAGGCCCGGCCGTCCTGCTGGATCCCCAGGCATCCACCCGTGTCACCCTCCCCATCCCCGCCGGCCTGGCCCGGGAACCGATGGATCGGCTGACCGTGGCCTTCCACGGCCCCCTGACGCCGGTGACCGCGCTGGCAGCCGCTCCGCCCGATGGGTCAGGCTGGTCCATCGGCGGGACGGGCGTGTCCCTGGCGCCGGGCGCCACGGTGGCCGTGCGCAGCGCTGGGGAGGAGGTGGGCAACTTCGCCCACATCTGGGTGAATGGGCGGGACGTGGCCCAGGAGGGCCGGGGCTATCACCTGGCCGCCCTGGGGGTCGACGGACAGGTGTTGGGCACGGCTCGCTTCGACACCAGTTGCGTGGCGGAGCTGCAGCCGGGCTGCCCGCCGGAGCAGTCGGCGGCCATGGCCCGCTGGCTGCGAAGCTGGCCGGCCGGCACGGTCATCGCCGGCGCGGTCCAGGATGAGGCCAGCCTGCGGCTGGATGCCGATGCCGTGGCGGCCCTGGCAGAGGTGGGGGTGGCCACCGACCTGCGGGGGAAACTGCGCTGGAGCCACGCCTTCATCGGCGTGGTGGGCGCGACACCGGGCACCGCGCTGGAGACCAGCAGCCTGCTGCGGCCTGCCGGCGTCTACGTGGGCGCGGCGGTGGACGGCGCCGCGGTGAGCGGCGGCGTGGGGCGGGTGTGGTTCACCCCGCCGCCCCGTTGA
- a CDS encoding tetratricopeptide repeat protein, with protein MAYAVETRTHNPATMLREELDKAERLAVILDGQNIVEFLETLDRIDQMFAELSQTMDLRPESARWQSLLNRLTSKPGTVVSAARKAGGLARLRAQHPPATGLWWHLDAELARRRRTALKRIALTLAAIVVIAGGVIWGLNTFFPPDPNTVLLVDTTSQVQQLVMNQQWEEALQVVKEAQQTLPDEPELLIWESVLAHHLGREEQAQQALARAQERLADQPVQFWLAVGNTRLQAGDLEGAAQAAQQIIAMDPNEPQGYFLMGSVAEAQGDVPTAIQMFDRTSTLAAEQGNPQLEVIAKVRMGNLLQRAVALPTPAGELTNTQTITP; from the coding sequence ATGGCATACGCAGTCGAAACACGCACCCACAACCCCGCCACCATGCTGCGGGAAGAACTGGATAAGGCCGAGCGCCTGGCCGTTATTCTGGACGGACAGAACATCGTCGAGTTCCTGGAAACCCTGGACCGCATCGACCAGATGTTCGCCGAGCTGAGCCAGACCATGGACCTGCGGCCCGAGTCCGCGCGCTGGCAGAGCCTGCTCAACCGCCTGACCTCCAAACCGGGGACGGTGGTCTCGGCCGCGCGCAAGGCCGGGGGGCTGGCCAGGCTGCGAGCCCAGCATCCACCCGCCACCGGCCTCTGGTGGCACCTGGATGCGGAGCTGGCCAGGCGCCGGCGCACCGCCCTGAAGCGCATCGCCCTCACCCTGGCGGCCATCGTGGTCATCGCCGGCGGCGTCATCTGGGGCCTGAATACCTTCTTCCCACCTGACCCCAACACGGTACTCCTGGTGGATACCACCAGCCAGGTCCAACAACTGGTCATGAATCAACAGTGGGAAGAGGCCCTGCAGGTGGTGAAAGAAGCCCAGCAGACCCTGCCGGATGAGCCGGAGCTGTTGATCTGGGAAAGCGTGCTGGCCCATCACCTGGGCCGTGAAGAGCAGGCCCAGCAGGCCCTGGCCCGGGCCCAGGAGCGGCTGGCCGACCAGCCCGTCCAGTTCTGGCTGGCCGTGGGCAACACCCGGCTCCAGGCCGGCGATCTGGAAGGCGCGGCCCAGGCCGCCCAGCAGATCATAGCCATGGACCCCAACGAGCCCCAGGGCTATTTCCTCATGGGCTCGGTGGCAGAGGCCCAAGGCGATGTCCCCACCGCCATCCAGATGTTCGACCGGACCTCCACCCTGGCCGCGGAGCAGGGCAACCCTCAGTTGGAGGTCATCGCCAAGGTGCGCATGGGGAATCTGCTGCAGCGGGCCGTGGCCTTGCCGACGCCGGCGGGCGAACTCACCAATACCCAGACCATCACGCCCTGA